A genomic segment from bacterium BMS3Abin08 encodes:
- the murD gene encoding UDP-N-acetylmuramoylalanine--D-glutamate ligase yields the protein MEDLSSSFKDRRFLVVGLGRSGLSAAGLLRFLGADVVVSDDRDKKALAGMMGGLPEGIVFRPASAIDPASEGIDEVVISPGIPMFHPLVKRALSSGIEVIGELELGFRVLMPFRIPWIGITGTNGKSTTTRVTELMLKRAGRRILSGGNIGNAITGEILGGLRGGTLSTTEYVLVEISSFQLEGIRAFKPSVAVVLNISPDHLDRYEDLDEYIRTKAAIYRNQGPEDTLVLNLGDENLRCFAGGTGSKVRYFSVDSGTGGEAGAITPDAYVDEGWLFLRSENGPERIIRIDDMRIRGIHNQENALAALLISSLCGVTPDSQAPVLREFKGLEHRMEFVDEVEGVSFYNDSKGTNIGAVMKSLDGFGDGVILILGGKYKGGDFSGLKRYIGRRMKAAVLVGEARGNILKQMGNPLCAYLVDDMDEAVVRAFSLAERGDTVLLSPGCASFDMFDDFEHRGRHFKELVRKLKGGMNVRV from the coding sequence ATGGAAGATCTGAGTTCGAGCTTTAAAGACAGGAGGTTCCTTGTCGTAGGCCTCGGAAGAAGTGGTTTGTCGGCAGCAGGACTGCTCAGGTTTCTCGGTGCCGATGTTGTTGTATCTGATGACAGGGATAAAAAGGCCCTTGCCGGGATGATGGGCGGGTTGCCGGAGGGGATAGTATTCCGTCCGGCATCAGCGATTGATCCTGCCTCTGAAGGCATTGATGAGGTAGTAATCAGTCCCGGTATCCCCATGTTTCATCCCTTGGTGAAAAGGGCCCTCTCCTCCGGGATTGAGGTAATCGGAGAGCTTGAGTTGGGCTTCAGGGTGCTTATGCCTTTCCGGATACCCTGGATAGGGATTACAGGTACCAACGGTAAGTCCACGACCACAAGGGTTACAGAGCTTATGCTTAAGAGAGCCGGCAGGAGGATATTGTCGGGTGGTAATATCGGTAATGCCATTACAGGGGAGATACTTGGCGGTCTGAGGGGTGGAACGCTTTCGACGACTGAGTACGTGCTTGTGGAGATTTCCTCATTCCAACTCGAAGGCATCAGGGCGTTTAAGCCATCAGTGGCGGTGGTTCTGAATATATCCCCCGACCACCTTGACAGGTATGAAGACCTCGATGAATATATTAGGACAAAGGCGGCGATTTACAGGAACCAGGGGCCGGAAGATACCCTGGTACTGAATCTCGGTGATGAGAATCTCCGTTGCTTTGCCGGTGGCACAGGTTCAAAAGTGAGGTATTTTTCCGTAGATTCCGGGACGGGCGGGGAAGCAGGTGCAATAACCCCCGACGCTTATGTGGATGAGGGGTGGCTGTTTTTAAGGAGTGAGAACGGTCCTGAGCGGATCATCCGTATTGATGATATGAGGATCAGGGGTATCCATAATCAGGAGAATGCCCTTGCCGCACTCCTTATTTCATCGCTCTGCGGGGTTACCCCGGACAGTCAGGCGCCGGTTCTCCGCGAGTTTAAAGGACTTGAGCACAGGATGGAGTTTGTTGATGAGGTGGAAGGTGTGAGTTTCTATAACGACTCGAAGGGAACAAATATCGGCGCCGTGATGAAATCCCTGGACGGCTTCGGGGATGGTGTAATCCTGATACTTGGCGGCAAGTACAAGGGAGGCGATTTTTCAGGGCTGAAGCGATACATCGGACGCCGTATGAAGGCTGCGGTTCTGGTAGGGGAGGCGCGTGGGAATATTCTGAAACAGATGGGGAATCCCCTATGTGCGTATTTGGTTGATGATATGGATGAGGCGGTTGTGCGGGCGTTCTCGCTTGCTGAGAGGGGAGATACGGTGCTTCTTTCCCCGGGTTGCGCAAGTTTCGATATGTTCGATGACTTTGAGCATCGCGGGAGGCATTTCAAGGAACTTGTAAGGAAGTTGAAAGGTGGGATGAATGTACGGGTCTGA
- the murE gene encoding UDP-N-acetylmuramoyl-L-alanyl-D-glutamate--2, 6-diaminopimelate ligase, producing MLSELLQGTSFPGKFRDVRVNGLATDSRKVVKGDLFFALSGEHHDGNMFVRNAIDRGAVAVITGEREPGENGIPVIPVPDINDTMAMMSARFYGNPSRKMKLVGITGTNGKTTTSYILRKIFREAGLRTGITGTISYIIGDRSFRARLTTPLAVDFQRILKDMYEEGVTHVVSEVSSHALGLKRVDYTDFDVSVFTNLTRDHLDFHGTMEDYFRAKLRLFRELTHKAGIINIDDPYGRRISEEISVAGLRVTTFGLSGAAVLRAVDVYEDERGIRFSIPLDGRALEVSSPLLGKTNVYNILAAVGVSLVLDIDEEVIRRGIEGFQGVEGRMESVRMDREFMGVIDYAHTPDALQRVLKSLRGFTRGRIITVFGCGGDRDRGKRPEMGRIASQLSDLVIVTSDNPRSERPEDIIAGILEGVRKDNCTVVTDRREAIFRAVDIARKDDTILVAGKGHEDYQEIEGVRYPFKDREVLKEALDGLSRLSG from the coding sequence ATGTTGAGTGAACTATTGCAAGGGACATCCTTTCCGGGAAAGTTCAGGGATGTCCGGGTTAACGGCCTTGCAACGGATTCAAGGAAGGTTGTAAAGGGAGACCTGTTTTTTGCGTTAAGCGGCGAGCATCATGATGGTAACATGTTTGTCCGGAATGCCATAGACAGGGGCGCCGTCGCAGTGATTACCGGGGAGAGAGAGCCGGGAGAAAACGGAATTCCGGTTATTCCGGTCCCCGATATTAACGACACCATGGCAATGATGTCGGCGCGGTTTTATGGTAACCCCTCACGGAAGATGAAACTCGTCGGCATTACCGGGACAAACGGCAAGACCACCACTTCTTACATCCTGCGGAAGATCTTCAGGGAGGCAGGGCTAAGGACGGGAATCACGGGGACCATCAGTTACATTATAGGTGACCGGTCCTTCAGGGCACGGTTGACCACACCCCTTGCAGTGGACTTTCAGAGGATACTTAAGGATATGTATGAGGAAGGAGTAACGCACGTCGTTTCAGAGGTCTCCTCCCATGCACTGGGTTTAAAAAGGGTTGATTACACTGACTTCGATGTCTCCGTATTTACAAACCTGACGCGTGATCATCTTGATTTTCATGGCACGATGGAAGACTATTTCAGGGCAAAGCTCCGTCTCTTCCGGGAGTTGACCCATAAAGCCGGTATTATAAACATCGATGATCCCTATGGGCGCAGGATCTCGGAAGAGATCTCCGTTGCGGGGCTCCGGGTGACGACCTTTGGTCTTTCCGGCGCCGCCGTGTTGCGAGCCGTTGATGTTTATGAGGATGAAAGGGGTATACGCTTCTCCATACCCCTCGATGGAAGGGCGTTGGAGGTTTCATCGCCACTCCTGGGGAAGACGAATGTTTATAACATACTTGCAGCCGTAGGGGTTTCTCTGGTCTTGGATATTGATGAAGAGGTAATCAGGCGGGGGATTGAAGGCTTTCAGGGTGTGGAGGGGAGGATGGAGTCCGTAAGGATGGATCGGGAGTTCATGGGGGTGATTGATTACGCTCATACACCTGATGCACTTCAGCGGGTGCTGAAGTCCCTCAGGGGCTTTACCAGGGGGAGGATTATAACGGTATTTGGTTGCGGGGGTGACAGGGACAGGGGAAAGAGGCCTGAGATGGGCAGGATAGCATCACAACTGAGTGACCTTGTAATTGTTACTTCCGATAATCCCCGCTCTGAAAGACCTGAGGATATAATTGCCGGTATCCTTGAAGGGGTTCGGAAGGACAACTGCACTGTTGTGACCGACAGGAGAGAGGCTATCTTCAGGGCTGTTGATATTGCCCGAAAGGATGACACCATACTGGTTGCAGGCAAGGGACACGAGGATTATCAGGAGATAGAGGGTGTGCGTTATCCATTCAAGGACAGAGAGGTACTGAAAGAGGCCCTTGACGGTCTATCGAGGCTCAGTGGTTAA
- the murG gene encoding UDP-N-acetylglucosamine--N-acetylmuramyl-(pentapeptide) pyrophosphoryl-undecaprenol N-acetylglucosamine transferase, producing MRIVIAGGGTGGHLYPGIALAEEMIRREPDTEVIFIGTERGIEAKVIPREGFIIKFIPSEGFVGKSTIKKARSVYLFLKGLKESYRYLEEIKPDIVVGSGGYASFAPLVGAWLLSIPTLILEQNTVPGRANRILGHIAKLICITYQESMARFPRSKVYLTGNPVRGRLLKGSRTSALRLFSLRKDLFTVFVFGGSSGASAINRAEVDALQHMLEFKDRIQFLHQTGEKDFEFVRDSYRSYGFKGTVAPYIFQMPEAYAIADLVISRAGATTIAEVCATGKPSVLIPYPHAAGNHQEVNAEKLQSLGATVMIRDAELTGKRLADEIKRFYSDRGFRESMGRRAVGFGRPEAVKRIADIVVSLVSPDSPGRSGIKKQAEKNREVFI from the coding sequence ATGAGAATCGTTATAGCAGGAGGCGGGACAGGCGGGCATCTCTATCCGGGTATTGCCCTTGCAGAGGAGATGATCAGAAGAGAACCCGATACAGAGGTGATCTTCATCGGAACCGAAAGGGGAATAGAGGCCAAGGTGATACCCCGGGAGGGGTTTATTATAAAGTTTATCCCCTCCGAGGGTTTTGTAGGCAAGTCTACGATCAAAAAGGCGCGGTCCGTGTATCTCTTTCTGAAGGGGTTAAAGGAGAGCTACCGCTATCTGGAGGAAATCAAACCCGACATAGTTGTGGGTTCCGGCGGGTATGCATCTTTTGCTCCCCTCGTGGGTGCATGGCTTCTGTCGATTCCCACGCTGATACTCGAGCAGAATACGGTTCCGGGGCGGGCAAACAGGATCCTGGGACATATCGCGAAGTTGATATGTATCACCTACCAGGAGAGTATGGCGAGGTTCCCCCGCAGCAAGGTCTACCTTACCGGCAATCCTGTAAGAGGGAGACTGCTGAAGGGGAGCAGGACATCCGCCCTGAGACTCTTTTCCCTCAGGAAAGACCTCTTCACCGTCTTTGTGTTTGGTGGGAGTTCCGGTGCAAGCGCCATTAACAGGGCAGAGGTGGATGCACTTCAGCACATGCTTGAATTCAAGGACAGGATACAGTTCCTCCACCAGACAGGTGAAAAGGACTTCGAGTTTGTCAGGGACTCATACAGAAGCTACGGTTTTAAAGGCACTGTAGCGCCTTATATTTTTCAGATGCCCGAGGCATACGCAATAGCGGACCTGGTGATATCAAGGGCCGGAGCAACAACGATAGCGGAGGTGTGTGCGACGGGTAAACCTTCGGTGCTGATACCCTATCCCCATGCCGCAGGGAACCACCAGGAGGTAAATGCAGAAAAACTCCAGAGCCTCGGGGCAACGGTCATGATCAGGGATGCCGAGCTTACGGGAAAGCGTCTTGCCGATGAGATTAAAAGGTTTTACAGCGACCGCGGATTCAGGGAATCAATGGGGAGGAGGGCTGTCGGGTTCGGCAGGCCTGAAGCCGTTAAGAGAATTGCCGATATTGTCGTCAGTCTTGTTTCACCGGACAGTCCGGGAAGGTCCGGTATCAAAAAGCAGGCTGAAAAAAACAGAGAGGTTTTTATATGA
- the murF gene encoding UDP-N-acetylmuramoyl-tripeptide--D-alanyl-D-alanine ligase codes for MIRYTLSEILEPTAGRLLVKGTRYFTGISIDSRTIREGELFISLRGERFDGHDFLEPALKKGGGAVVSCPPVIPVMGKSIIHVDNTLRALQSIARHRRLTRDVEVVAITGTNGKTTTKEMIAEVLARDYKVLRSRGNLNNQIGLSLSLTRLNSHRFAVLEMGASRVGDIAELSGIARPDICVITNIAPAHLEGFGSLDMVRKTKLEIVDYVNTVVVNGVDPYLRPVLPELLSDDRFSVITFGLNAGTDVWAEEIRHLKDGIRFKLHLRDAQAAEIKLRIFGLFNVLNALAAASVCSHLGVPLVNIKSALEEFKGVPMRVEIREMRGATVISDLYNANPASMEEAIKELVRMRQSRAVAVLGDMLELGAYEEEAHRKLGRWLSTHPVDVLITVGELMSYTHEEFNGINCMNDKRPSYHVNTPHEAREILREIVKSGDVVLIKGSRGMKMERILED; via the coding sequence ATGATCAGGTATACATTGTCGGAAATCCTTGAGCCGACGGCAGGGAGGCTATTGGTAAAAGGGACACGGTACTTCACCGGTATTTCAATCGATTCAAGGACCATAAGAGAGGGTGAACTCTTTATTTCGCTCAGGGGGGAGAGATTCGACGGGCATGATTTTCTTGAACCCGCACTGAAGAAGGGTGGAGGGGCCGTAGTGAGTTGTCCTCCCGTTATACCTGTCATGGGAAAGAGCATAATACATGTCGATAACACACTCAGGGCATTACAGTCCATAGCGAGACACCGAAGGTTAACAAGGGATGTTGAGGTTGTGGCTATTACCGGGACAAACGGCAAGACCACAACAAAGGAGATGATTGCCGAGGTACTCGCCCGGGATTACAAGGTGCTCAGGAGCAGGGGGAACCTTAATAACCAGATAGGGCTTTCCCTGTCGCTGACACGTCTTAACAGTCACCGGTTCGCCGTGCTTGAAATGGGGGCAAGCAGGGTGGGGGATATTGCGGAACTGTCCGGGATTGCAAGGCCGGATATCTGTGTGATAACCAATATTGCCCCTGCACATCTGGAAGGTTTTGGATCGTTGGATATGGTGAGAAAGACAAAACTGGAAATCGTTGATTATGTGAATACCGTTGTGGTTAACGGAGTTGATCCGTATCTCAGGCCGGTGCTGCCTGAACTCCTTTCGGATGACAGGTTTTCTGTGATAACATTCGGCCTCAACGCCGGTACGGATGTATGGGCGGAGGAGATCAGACACCTTAAGGACGGAATAAGGTTTAAACTGCACCTCAGGGATGCACAGGCAGCCGAGATAAAACTGAGGATATTCGGTCTCTTCAATGTCCTCAACGCACTGGCTGCGGCATCCGTGTGCAGTCATCTCGGGGTCCCTCTTGTGAATATCAAGAGCGCCCTTGAAGAGTTTAAAGGGGTTCCGATGAGGGTGGAGATCAGGGAGATGAGGGGAGCGACCGTAATCAGCGACCTTTACAATGCAAACCCGGCTTCAATGGAAGAGGCCATAAAGGAACTTGTTCGTATGCGGCAGTCCCGGGCAGTGGCTGTGCTTGGAGACATGCTTGAGCTGGGAGCCTATGAGGAGGAGGCCCACAGAAAACTTGGAAGGTGGCTCTCGACACATCCTGTTGATGTCCTCATAACCGTGGGAGAGTTGATGTCTTATACCCATGAGGAGTTCAACGGCATAAACTGTATGAATGATAAAAGGCCCTCATACCATGTCAATACGCCCCATGAGGCGAGAGAGATACTGAGGGAGATAGTAAAGAGCGGAGACGTCGTCCTGATTAAGGGTTCACGGGGTATGAAAATGGAAAGGATTCTGGAGGACTGA
- the spoVD_2 gene encoding stage V sporulation protein D, which translates to MQRRRFVVVTSVYIFFLVIFLRLSDLMILDHARMARIAEVQYTKGQNVLVRRGSIYDRRGKELAVNLERQSLYSDPEQIKSPVDVAKALHGVINAKEGRLIEKLSSDKRFVWLERNISPSIVKKIRSLGIEGLGLLPNMARFYPKGNFASHLLGFVNIDNVGLEGVEKRYDRFLSTSGGRVALTRDAHGNILYTEDDLLESYGNSIVLTIDEGLQNIVEAEIDRAVGKWRPYAATAIMMNPYNGEVLALANRPSFNPNHPGDYRPSYRRNRAVTDLYEPGSTFKLVMAAAALNEGVATLQSRFDCSEGYVEVGKRKIRDVHKHGWMTLKEIIQKSSNVGAVKVTLRLGPDRFYRYMKKLGFGEKTGIDLTGESSGIVKEPSAWSGTTIGAVAIGYEVMVTPLQILRAYAAVANDGYLVKPHVVSRIISPDGEVLWRYGPVRKKRVLSVRTTRMLRKAFKSVVSEDGTAPLAAVDGNLVAGKTGTTRMLDPVTKKYSRKMFVSSFVGMVPADNPVFVLVVVLWNPHKKYYGGEVAAPVFSSIAEKALSYMFVPRDDTDNEEVLVVGKPRETGVNSRDF; encoded by the coding sequence ATGCAGAGAAGAAGGTTTGTAGTTGTCACGTCTGTTTATATCTTTTTTCTTGTAATCTTTCTACGCCTTTCCGATCTGATGATACTTGACCATGCCAGGATGGCAAGGATTGCAGAGGTTCAGTACACAAAGGGTCAGAATGTGCTGGTCAGGAGGGGCAGTATCTACGACAGAAGGGGGAAGGAACTCGCCGTCAACCTTGAACGACAGTCCCTTTACTCCGATCCGGAACAGATAAAGTCTCCCGTTGATGTGGCAAAGGCGCTCCATGGTGTTATCAATGCAAAGGAAGGAAGGCTGATAGAGAAGCTTTCCTCGGATAAGCGCTTTGTCTGGCTTGAAAGAAATATATCTCCCTCCATTGTTAAAAAAATCCGGAGTCTCGGGATAGAGGGGTTGGGACTCCTGCCGAATATGGCAAGGTTTTATCCGAAGGGAAACTTTGCATCACATTTGCTCGGTTTTGTAAATATCGATAATGTGGGTCTCGAGGGGGTTGAGAAGCGTTATGACCGGTTTCTCTCAACAAGCGGGGGGCGTGTAGCCTTAACCAGGGATGCTCATGGTAATATATTATATACGGAAGATGACCTTCTGGAATCTTATGGGAACAGCATCGTCCTTACAATAGATGAGGGTCTCCAGAATATAGTGGAAGCAGAGATAGACAGGGCCGTTGGAAAATGGAGACCCTATGCTGCAACTGCAATTATGATGAATCCTTACAACGGTGAGGTCCTGGCCCTCGCAAACAGACCATCCTTTAATCCAAATCATCCGGGTGATTACAGGCCGTCATACAGAAGAAACAGGGCTGTCACGGATCTCTATGAACCGGGATCGACCTTCAAGCTTGTAATGGCTGCAGCCGCCCTCAATGAAGGGGTGGCCACACTGCAGAGCAGGTTTGACTGTTCCGAAGGCTATGTTGAAGTGGGGAAAAGGAAGATAAGGGATGTACATAAACACGGATGGATGACACTGAAGGAGATTATACAGAAGTCGTCAAACGTGGGTGCCGTCAAGGTCACGCTTAGGCTGGGACCCGACAGGTTCTACCGGTATATGAAAAAACTTGGTTTTGGTGAGAAGACAGGCATTGATCTTACAGGTGAGTCATCCGGGATTGTCAAGGAACCGTCTGCCTGGTCAGGTACCACCATAGGGGCTGTGGCTATAGGTTATGAAGTGATGGTAACACCACTTCAGATCCTCAGGGCCTATGCTGCGGTTGCAAATGACGGGTATCTTGTGAAACCACATGTTGTTTCAAGGATAATTTCACCTGATGGAGAGGTGCTGTGGAGGTATGGGCCTGTAAGGAAAAAGAGGGTGTTGTCCGTTAGAACCACCCGGATGCTGAGAAAGGCATTCAAATCCGTGGTCTCCGAGGATGGAACCGCCCCCCTTGCAGCGGTCGATGGGAACCTTGTTGCCGGAAAGACCGGCACAACGAGGATGCTGGATCCCGTAACAAAGAAGTATTCCAGGAAGATGTTTGTGAGTTCCTTCGTTGGTATGGTGCCCGCGGACAATCCCGTCTTTGTGCTTGTGGTGGTCCTCTGGAACCCCCATAAAAAGTATTACGGCGGCGAAGTGGCAGCCCCTGTCTTCAGCTCTATTGCCGAGAAGGCGCTTTCTTACATGTTCGTCCCCAGGGACGATACCGATAATGAAGAAGTGCTCGTTGTAGGAAAACCGCGTGAAACCGGAGTTAACAGCCGTGATTTCTGA
- the mraY gene encoding phospho-N-acetylmuramoyl-pentapeptide-transferase has protein sequence MLYELLYRLHAYYFPFNVFRYITFRTALAVITAALFTFMLAPFVMKRLKRFHLTQQIRGDGPSTHAIKEGTPTMGGVIILLGILLSVFLWMDLKNPYVWVMVIATTGFGAIGFADDYMKVSRRNDKGLRACYKFGLQILLATGISFFLYSNPLDPYSTKLSVPFFKNWLIDLGLFYIPFSVFVIVGSSNAVNLTDGIDGLAIGLVAIAVLAIAVLVYISGNAKLARYLQLLFLVKTGELTVFCGAMFGAAIGFLWYNAYPAEVFMGDVGSLSLGGALGTLAVITKHEIVLAIVGGIFVIETISVIIQVGSFKLTGRRIFRMAPIHHHFEVKGWPEPKTVVRFWIVGIILALLSLATLKLR, from the coding sequence ATGCTTTACGAGTTGTTATACAGGCTGCATGCGTATTATTTCCCCTTTAATGTTTTTCGCTATATAACATTCAGGACCGCCCTTGCGGTAATCACGGCTGCACTGTTTACGTTCATGCTTGCCCCCTTTGTAATGAAGAGGTTGAAGAGGTTTCATCTTACACAGCAGATAAGGGGTGACGGGCCAAGCACACACGCAATAAAGGAAGGGACACCTACGATGGGGGGGGTGATAATACTCCTCGGGATACTCCTTTCCGTATTTCTCTGGATGGACCTCAAGAATCCCTACGTATGGGTAATGGTGATCGCTACCACAGGGTTTGGCGCCATAGGCTTTGCTGATGATTACATGAAGGTTTCAAGAAGGAACGATAAAGGGCTGAGGGCCTGTTATAAATTCGGTCTCCAGATACTCCTGGCAACGGGCATCAGTTTTTTCCTCTATTCCAACCCCCTGGATCCTTACAGCACCAAACTGAGTGTTCCGTTTTTCAAGAACTGGCTCATTGACCTCGGGCTTTTTTACATCCCCTTTTCCGTCTTTGTTATCGTTGGTTCATCGAATGCAGTGAATCTCACCGACGGGATAGACGGTCTTGCCATCGGCCTTGTTGCCATCGCGGTTCTTGCCATCGCCGTGCTTGTTTACATAAGTGGTAATGCAAAACTTGCCCGGTATCTCCAGTTGCTCTTTCTTGTAAAGACAGGTGAACTTACTGTTTTCTGTGGAGCAATGTTCGGGGCGGCAATAGGGTTCCTGTGGTATAACGCTTATCCGGCGGAGGTCTTTATGGGAGATGTTGGTTCCCTCAGCCTTGGGGGGGCGCTTGGTACACTTGCAGTAATAACCAAACATGAGATTGTGCTTGCTATTGTCGGTGGTATTTTTGTTATTGAGACAATCTCGGTAATCATACAGGTGGGCTCATTCAAGCTGACGGGAAGAAGGATATTCAGGATGGCTCCAATACATCATCATTTCGAGGTGAAGGGGTGGCCTGAGCCCAAAACCGTCGTCCGTTTCTGGATTGTCGGAATTATCCTGGCGCTGCTGAGTCTTGCAACCCTGAAATTGAGGTAG
- the ftsW gene encoding lipid II flippase FtsW encodes MYGSEKGVDKYFLLSVVALTIMGVVMVYSSTALINISKAGTALSSQGGSQFMYLKKHLMTLLIAFLAMLLFYAIKPSTLRRYSIVFLALSFVLLLLVFIPGLGVKINGARRWIRLWPSTVQPGEFVKVAMVLFLARYLSDTQEIRDRFSVFFRPLLVMLSFQAVLLLQPDFGGAFTLGLITFAMFYISGTPLRFMFTTLLFVLPVVVKLVMEPYRLKRIFIFLDPWKDPYAGGFQLVQSFIALGNGGFGGVGLGESKQKLSYLPEVNTDFIFSMVGEEIGFIGVVFVLFMFVMFFSRGIKIAGDAKSLFCSYLAHGLTLMITLQALMNIAVVTGLVPTKGLPLPFLSYGGSSLLVNFIAVSVMLKISRGDDEQLSVQTQEMIIKRRAHLKARRLRRKAQ; translated from the coding sequence ATGTACGGGTCTGAAAAAGGGGTCGATAAGTATTTTCTTCTATCGGTCGTTGCTCTCACTATCATGGGGGTTGTCATGGTATACAGTTCAACTGCCCTGATAAATATTTCAAAGGCCGGCACTGCCCTTTCCTCCCAGGGGGGGTCTCAGTTTATGTATCTTAAGAAGCACCTGATGACTCTGTTGATAGCCTTTCTCGCGATGCTGTTGTTCTATGCCATAAAACCTTCGACTTTGAGGAGGTACTCGATTGTCTTCCTTGCGCTTTCCTTTGTGTTGTTGCTGCTGGTTTTCATTCCTGGGCTTGGGGTGAAGATAAACGGTGCAAGGAGATGGATCAGGCTGTGGCCGTCGACCGTTCAGCCGGGTGAGTTTGTCAAGGTTGCGATGGTTTTATTTCTGGCAAGGTATCTCTCCGATACACAGGAGATCAGGGACAGGTTCTCGGTTTTTTTCCGGCCTCTTCTCGTGATGCTTTCATTCCAGGCCGTACTGCTGCTTCAGCCTGATTTCGGTGGTGCATTCACTCTCGGACTTATCACGTTTGCAATGTTTTATATTTCAGGAACACCACTCAGGTTCATGTTCACAACACTCCTTTTTGTTTTACCGGTAGTGGTGAAGCTCGTTATGGAACCATACAGATTGAAGAGAATCTTCATCTTCCTTGATCCGTGGAAGGACCCCTATGCCGGCGGCTTTCAGCTTGTGCAGTCATTCATCGCCCTCGGTAACGGAGGGTTCGGGGGAGTCGGGCTTGGTGAGAGCAAACAGAAACTCAGTTATCTCCCCGAGGTTAACACCGACTTTATCTTCTCTATGGTGGGAGAGGAGATCGGCTTTATCGGCGTGGTTTTTGTGCTTTTCATGTTTGTGATGTTCTTCAGTCGCGGAATAAAGATAGCCGGTGATGCAAAGAGTCTCTTTTGCAGTTATCTTGCACATGGATTGACACTGATGATAACACTCCAGGCGTTGATGAATATTGCGGTGGTTACAGGCCTGGTGCCCACGAAGGGCCTGCCCCTGCCGTTCCTGAGTTATGGGGGCTCATCCCTGCTTGTGAATTTTATTGCCGTTAGTGTAATGCTGAAGATCTCCAGAGGGGACGATGAGCAATTGTCCGTGCAGACGCAGGAGATGATCATAAAAAGGAGGGCTCACCTGAAGGCAAGGAGGCTGAGGAGGAAGGCTCAATGA